The genome window CACTCCAATAGTCCATGTTTACTAGCTTCTTCCAGCAACATTTTATCAACTTCGGATTGGAAACCACACTTAACTTTGAATACATGAGAATAATCTCTAAGTGTTCTTTCTGATGGTAGTCTTATAAAGCCAGAAGAACGCAAGGAATGATAAGCAGCTGAGGAGAGATACTTTAGATTTAAACACCACCTTATCATTGTGGGATGCCACCTCATTTGTGCAGCGTTCATCACTGTTGCTGCTTTCAGTTGTTGATCCCAGAAGAGCCTTTTAAAAGAACCTTCAGGATAAGCTTTCAAAATTGAATCACTTCTTTGTACCATTATACCACGTAGCTCTTGATGTAGAGGCTCATCTACACTAACTCCTTTTGAATCAGATGATTCCTGTATTTTAGTTTTTAACCGTTTCACTTCAATCTCCATAAATTTACAACGACTTCGTAGACTTTTTAGCTTCTCTGTTCTTTGAGGAGTCTTTAAATACCGATCGTTAGTATGCATGCTTGCATCCTGATTTGCACTTGAATATCGGCTATGCAACGAACGTAAAGTACATCTGTACTTAGAGCAATTAATACATTTTTCACCATTCACTAACAGTTCGCAATTAATTGTTCGTACAGTTTTTGAGTACGTTTGCTTGCCATTTGCAACAGGGAATCCACTGTCTAACTGAGCTTTTATTTCTCCATTAGGACTCAATAATTTTCCTTTGCGTGACACAATCATACCCACAAAATGCGGATCAGGGTTaccagtacacacagtacttgATTGAATTACATCCAAAAGCTGTCTGAAACTCGAAAAACTTATTAGCGTAAATGGAATTGATGACAGTACTTTGGTATTTCCTGCGTCAACTTTGTGACCGTGAACAAACAATTCCCAAGATAAATCAACATTTACTAACAATGTATGTGTTATAACCAGAGGTTGACTTGAAGTAGAAGCTTCAGATGATATCTTACAGAGTTTGATTGCTGTTATTGGCCTTTCAGGTGATGTTTGATTACTCCATGTCATATCAAGGGTAGGCACTACGCGATCATGAAAATCTTCCAGAGTATTAACCTCAACATTTTGTTCTTTATTAGATGTCGATGGAACAGCGGATATGCTTTCCTGTAGCAAGTTATTGACATTATCATTGTGTTTTTATACTTATATACTTGCAACATACTTTCTTTTTCTGTTTTTCACTTTCCCAATTTTTGGCTTGGTAGAATCTCAACTTTCGCGGCATTTTACTTCTCTGATTTTCTAAGAAACGGATTataacaaaacacagtcattCTCATTCAACAAATCCACAGCTTTTAAATTGCCCAATATCATAGTAATAACTATTGGAGCACTTTAATAATAGGTACGGAAACATTACACACTTTTTATACAAAAAGTAACTGACACAGGCAAGTACATTTCTTACTATAATTGGCTAACACAATATTCTTGTTCATTCAAGTGTAAATTAGTGCCAGATATATTTTCAGCCCATTTTACAAACTACTTTATAAGTTATAGGAACAGAAACATGAAATTTACTGAAAAAACTGCTGTTACTCACCTATACTTGCAAAAATTTTACAGCTGCACTATACCAACTTTATGACAGTGTATGCCACGTGGGTGAACACATTTTACCACTGTAAACGTCACTGATGAGACTTCCTAGCTTTGGTTAAACGATTTTTCACATAGCACAAAGCTATTTCGAGGGCGAAACGCGGTTGTTATTTGGGGGTGTTACGTCACATAAGCAAATTGTGTAGCATCACGtgatccgtttccaatccctctctctcttttatctatggtaGAGCTAAGCCAACTGCCTACTTCCAAAGCTAAATAGGTATAGGTAAGCCAACTACCTACTTCGAAAGCTAAATAGGTATAGGTAAGCCAACTACCTACTTCGAAAGCTAAATAGGTAAGCCAACTATCTACTTCGAACGTCAACTGCAAGTAGCTCTCTGATATCTCTGAGGGAGTGTTCTACTGTCCATGACTTGTAAGTTGAAATGCTGTGTCTCATTGCTGCTATAGATATACAGAGTTCATGTAAGTCTTGTGATGGTTGTTGATCTGGTTAGGTCCTATAGCTAGCATGCATAATCTCAGTCCAGGCTCAAccaatgattgtgtgtgtgtgtgtgtgtgatggcaTAAACACTGTCTCATGATCACTCCTGTGCAGGTAATGGATGCTCCAGTTGAACCATCACCTCGTTTTAGTCCATTCTCTGCAGTTGACGGACACCATTACCTGTGGAGGGGGGCTGGTCCAGGACGAGGGTCtaacatcattgctgtgtatgatccaagcactgagctgtggagcctcttgcccaccactggacctctaccccctggagagcggggtggttgctctgtttgtgtaggtcgtTGTCTGTACACCTTTGGTGGTTGGGATGGGTCTTCTTACTTCAATGACACGAGCAAGCTTgatctggacactctccagtggaccaaagttcAAACCTCTGGTAGTAAGCCTATGAAAAAGGCTCGTTGTGGACTTGTCCGTGTGAATGAGAGAACTCTGTGCTGCTTTGGAGGATTCGGTATTGAGGGCACCACACAACCAGGATCAACATTCACCAAGACTGGACAGTCTGATGGAAGTGGACGGACAAACGAGTTCCATTTCTTTGACACACAAAATGGTAAATTTGTCAACATGTGACTGTATGTTTTCATTGCATACACTTATAGGGTATCTAGCTACTGGTGGGTGGAGTCCCACCCTCACTCACATAGGAAACCATGTTCACTTTCATATCGTTATAAGGATGATGTAACATTGTACCATTCTCTaaattgccccacccccacttccaggtgtctggtcgtcccctgagctcagaggagagagacctcCCTGTAGTAGCTTCACCTTTACCATGGTGGACCAACACAGGGCAGTCGTCTTTGGAGGGAGACAATCTGGCCGTAGTGGTAAAGTCAATGAAGTCTACCTGTTTGACTTCAGGACCATGGTGAGTTGGAATTAGTACTGCCacattgaaatgcacaatactgtgtgttcactgtgtgtaggaggtcactaaggtgaagccagtacagggagagCCATGGCCAGTGGGGAGGTCATACcatgctgcctgttgtctcaactatggccaggaccaccctcaactactggTGTACGGAGGACTGGATAATGGCAACAAGACACTGGAGGACATGTGGATGCTGGATGTTGACTCTGTCAAGTGGACAGAGGTGAGTCTTGTCTTATTATGAACTGTTAGTGTACGTGTAATAAATGGACGTAATAAAGAGATACGAGACGTTCATTTACAAGAGTAAATAACTTTGAAGTCTAGGAGGATGTTAAATACTTgtgctatgtacacacacctttactgtattatatcacgttgtcaaggttacaagtgtgtaataaaagtcatacagtcccttccgtacacggtcgcgtagcctcgaggcataatttggtaaagggtcactgtaatataaaacacatagccTTGAGATTCCTCGTGTTTTAATGTtatcatacagtacatggattatctgatgatctgttcagaatacacagtactactgtacactcaacatttagcattattttttgtgcctccaggtgacacctcctgagtcaatgacaccacgttcctaccactccatcactgccaccagtctGGGACCAGGACTCACTGAAGTCCTCGTGTTTGGAGGCATTTCAGAGAATAATGAGATAGTTTCTGAGACCACCATACTGAGATTTGGTGAGcagctactagtacatgtagccatggcaactattttctgatagacaagtacacacaatacatgtgtcaatgactctgaatgcatatactgttacatttgttccttaatccccctacagagttgactggaccctcagcgtctgttgctggaccctcggctgggaagtgggctctcgtggatgtggcccacaacgacactagaggctccgcccagcgactgagtgagaagaggaccagacaagcaactgctcctacctcatcagtcagtgtgaccAGCGACTACTCCTCTCAAGACCGggtgagggctctggaacTACAGTTACGAGCAGCACAGCAGAGAGAGCACGACACTCAACGTCACCACCAACTACAGTTGCAAGAGAAAGATCGAGAATTAGCTACACAAGCTAGAGAATTGACCGAGGCCAACCGTCGTCACGGAGATGCGGAGGAAAGAGCACAGCTGGCAGAGCAAAGAGAGCAAGCTACACAATTACTTTTACAAGTGAAAGATCGAAATTTGGCTGAGGCCAACAGAAGAGAAGCTGACCTGTCTGCTCGAATCACAGCTCTAGAGAGGGAGTTAGAAGGCAAGACGAAAGAGTTggcagcacacaacacagaggtgtgGAGGATTCCAGCCAACAGAGTGATCACGATGAGAACGATTGGCACTGGAGGATGGGGGGAGGtgctggagggaacagtgacGGTGGCCGTCAAGCGACTCTTTGCTGCCATTGTCAACCCACGCAATCTGGAGAGACTCCAGAGAGAAATGATGCTCTTGGCT of Halichondria panicea chromosome 9, odHalPani1.1, whole genome shotgun sequence contains these proteins:
- the LOC135340837 gene encoding uncharacterized protein LOC135340837, with the translated sequence MDAPVEPSPRFSPFSAVDGHHYLWRGAGPGRGSNIIAVYDPSTELWSLLPTTGPLPPGERGGCSVCVGRCLYTFGGWDGSSYFNDTSKLDLDTLQWTKVQTSGSKPMKKARCGLVRVNERTLCCFGGFGIEGTTQPGSTFTKTGQSDGSGRTNEFHFFDTQNGVWSSPELRGERPPCSSFTFTMVDQHRAVVFGGRQSGRSGKVNEVYLFDFRTMEVTKVKPVQGEPWPVGRSYHAACCLNYGQDHPQLLVYGGLDNGNKTLEDMWMLDVDSVKWTEVTPPESMTPRSYHSITATSLGPGLTEVLVFGGISENNEIVSETTILRFELTGPSASVAGPSAGKWALVDVAHNDTRGSAQRLSEKRTRQATAPTSSVSVTSDYSSQDRVRALELQLRAAQQREHDTQRHHQLQLQEKDRELATQARELTEANRRHGDAEERAQLAEQREQATQLLLQVKDRNLAEANRREADLSARITALERELEGKTKELAAHNTEVWRIPANRVITMRTIGTGGWGEVLEGTVTVAVKRLFAAIVNPRNLERLQREMMLLAEVRHPNLVQFIGAVFDQSPPLIITELLDMNLRQAYEENQLDPGNRLSIFMDIALALDYLHQRYDPIIHRDVSAPNVLLQRMPNHQWKGKVSDLGSANFLQYAHTMGEGAIIYSPPEVIPQPFARPPPQTVKIDVYSYGIVLAEVTASRFPSQDNFPEMFERIERQRPAVYELIVHCTKREPSHRPSMAQVMVELNKIAPF